In Lujinxingia litoralis, a single window of DNA contains:
- the fghA gene encoding S-formylglutathione hydrolase gives MERVESYASFGGRQEVWKHHSATLNCEMKFAVYLPPAAETQACPVLYWLSGLTCTEQNFITKAGAQRYAAEEGVILVAPDTSPRGEDVADAEGYDLGKGAGFYVNATRAPWAAHYQMHDYVVEELPALIEANFPANDARAISGHSMGGHGALVLALRNPGRFRSVSAFSPIVAPTRVPWGEKALSAYLGDDRDTWKSWDATELVRGASERLLLLIDQGEDDQFLEEQLRPELLVSACEEVNHPIDVRRRPGHDHSYYFIATYIGEHIHHHARALHPA, from the coding sequence ATGGAACGTGTAGAGAGTTATGCCAGCTTTGGAGGACGTCAGGAGGTCTGGAAGCATCACTCCGCGACCCTGAACTGCGAGATGAAGTTCGCGGTGTACCTGCCCCCAGCGGCCGAGACGCAGGCCTGTCCGGTGCTCTACTGGCTTAGCGGCCTGACCTGCACCGAACAGAACTTCATCACCAAGGCCGGTGCCCAGCGCTACGCGGCCGAGGAAGGTGTGATCCTGGTCGCCCCCGATACCAGCCCGCGCGGTGAAGACGTGGCTGATGCCGAGGGCTATGACCTGGGGAAAGGAGCCGGATTCTACGTCAACGCCACCCGCGCGCCCTGGGCGGCGCACTACCAGATGCACGACTATGTGGTCGAGGAGTTACCGGCGCTGATCGAGGCCAACTTCCCGGCCAACGACGCGCGCGCCATCTCGGGCCATTCCATGGGGGGCCATGGTGCGCTGGTGCTGGCGCTGCGCAACCCGGGACGCTTCCGCAGCGTATCGGCGTTTTCACCGATCGTCGCCCCCACCCGTGTGCCCTGGGGAGAGAAAGCACTGAGCGCGTATCTGGGCGACGATCGCGACACCTGGAAGTCCTGGGATGCTACCGAGCTTGTACGTGGGGCCAGCGAGCGCCTCTTACTGCTCATTGACCAGGGCGAAGACGATCAGTTTCTGGAGGAGCAGCTTCGGCCGGAGCTGCTGGTGAGTGCCTGTGAAGAGGTCAACCACCCGATCGATGTGCGCAGGCGTCCGGGCCACGATCACTCCTACTACTTCATCGCCACGTATATCGGCGAACATATTCACCACCACGCCCGAGCCCTGCACCCGGCCTAA